The Trypanosoma brucei brucei TREU927 chromosome 2, complete sequence genome has a window encoding:
- a CDS encoding GTP binding protein, putative — MHTSSLQLRRRGAGIIGLPNVGKSTLFNALTCSQQAKTGNFPFCTIDANLARVPVADDRLRRLATFSGAHKIVDVEIDLADVAGLIEGASKGAGLGNKFLSDIRPCTILLHMVRCFESARDGFGTPTPLEDVCTIVNELVLADLEAMEKILSKQAKIRKVGDPSLVICQRVVSWLQEGKPAADMSLKTDEERQILQQYNLLSAKPMMFVLNTDESTIASGNRYTHMVESALGSERTCRVCASLEEQTSQLNSREERLLFLKEYGVDTPHGELLLRRAYKLLRLQSFFTIGPQMAHGWTTRVGATAKEASGEIHSDMEQHFHRAKIMAWDKFIEQPNLEAAELKMAYVDATYTMQDGDIMIVEHGASR; from the coding sequence ATGCACACTTCGTCATTGCAACTGCGGCGACGTGGTGCTGGAATCATTGGCCTTCCCAATGTTGGAAAGTCTACTCTGTTTAATGCCCTCACCTGCAGTCAGCAGGCAAAAACAGGAAATTTCCCATTTTGTACCATAGACGCCAACCTTGCCCGCGTCCCTGTTGCGGATGATCGGCTGCGCCGGCTGGCAACCTTTAGCGGGGCGCATAAAATTGTTGACGTCGAGATCGACCTCGCGGATGTGGCGGGCCTCATTGAGGGGGCGTCAAAAGGCGCAGGTCTTGGAAATAAGTTTCTCAGTGATATTCGGCCATGCACCATTCTTTTGCATATGGTGCGTTGCTTTGAGAGCGCTAGAGATGGATTCGGTACACCAACGCCACTGGAAGATGTCTGCACTATTGTAAATGAGCTGGTGCTGGCGGATCTGGAAGCAATGGAAAAAATTCTTAGTAAGCAAGCGAAGATACGAAAGGTTGGAGATCCCTCACTGGTGATTTGCCAACGCGTCGTATCATGGTTGCAGGAAGGCAAACCTGCGGCGGATATGTCGTTGAAGACTGACGAAGAGCGTCAGATTTTACAGCAGTACAATCTTCTCTCCGCCAAACCCATGATGTTTGTTCTTAATACAGATGAATCGACTATTGCGAGTGGAAACCGCTACACGCATATGGTTGAGAGTGCGCTTGGCTCTGAACGGACGTGTCGTGTGTGCGCTTCTTTGGAAGAGCAAACATCTCAACTTAACTCCCGCGAGGAGCGGCTTCTCTTTTTGAAAGAATATGGAGTAGATACACCGCATGGCGAATTGCTACTGCGCCGGGCCTATAAACTACTACGACTGCAGTCCTTCTTCACAATTGGTCCGCAGATGGCTCACGGCTGGACCACACGCGTAGGAGCGACGGCAAAAGAGGCTAGTGGCGAAATTCACTCCGACATGGAGCAGCACTTTCACCGGGCAAAAATAATGGCATGGGATAAATTTATTGAACAACCAAATCTCGAGGCGGCAGAGCTTAAAATGGCCTATGTGGATGCCACATACACCATGCAAGATGGTGATATTATGATTGTTGAGCATGGAGCCTCGCGATAA